The Entelurus aequoreus isolate RoL-2023_Sb linkage group LG23, RoL_Eaeq_v1.1, whole genome shotgun sequence genome has a window encoding:
- the gjb9a gene encoding gap junction protein beta 9a, whose product MNWSGLESLLTGVNKYSTAFGKIWLSMVFVLRVLVFVVAAQRVWGDENKDFVCNTRQPGCINVCYDHIFPISHIRLWALQLIFVTCPSLMVMAHVKFREGKDKKYVAEHPGGSHLYANPGKKRGGLWWTYLVSLVFKAGFDISFLYILYRIYHGYDLPKLSKCSLAPCPNTVDCFISRPTEKKIFMVFMVTSSALCIFMCICEMVYLISKRIAKHLQDRHENERKLFADQHEMTNMAPPRSLYRKTDPTRDSKLSLNKREKAKEIGATTTL is encoded by the exons ATGAACTGGTCTGGACTTGAGAGTCTGCTGACTGGAGTCAACAAGTACTCCACTGCCTTTGGGAAGATCTGGCTGTCCATGGTCTTTGTCTTACGGGTGCTGGTGTTTGTGGTGGCGGCCCAGAGAGTTTGGGGCGATGAGAACAAAGACTTTGTGTGCAACACACGCCAG CCGGGCTGTATCAACGTCTGCTACGACCACATCTTTCCCATCTCCCACATCCGCCTGTGGGCACTGCAgctgatttttgtcacctgccCTTCGCTGATGGTGATGGCTCACGTCAAATTCCGAGAGGGAAAGGACAAGAAATATGTGGCGGAGCACCCTGGTGGTTCCCACTTGTACGCCAACCCAGGCAAGAAGAGAGGAGGGCTGTGGTGGACCTACCTGGTTAGTTTGGTCTTCAAAGCTGGCTTCGACATCTCATTCCTCTACATCCTGTATCGGATCTACCATGGATATGACCTGCCAAA GCTATCCAAGTGTTCACTGGCCCCGTGCCCCAACACCGTGGACTGCTTCATTAGCCGGCCAACTGAGAAGAAGATTTTCATGGTGTTCATGGTCACCTCCAGCGCACTGTGCATCTTCATGTGTATTTGCGAGATGGTTTATCTCATTAGCAAGCGCATCGCCAAACATCTCCAGGACCGTCACGAGAATGAAAGAAAGCTGTTTGCTGACCAGCACGAGATGACCAACATGGCCCCGCCCCGGTCACTGTACAGGAAGACTGATCCGACACGCGACAGCAAACTAAGTTTAAACAAGAGGGAGAAAGCCAAAGAAATTGGTGCAACGACCACGTTGTAG